The Deltaproteobacteria bacterium region AAGTGGAGGATATCGTGGTTGATTCCTTCCCACCTTCCCCAAGGTCTAAACACCGAATGCCAGAACTTCAGTGCCCTTGTGGTGGTGATCTATGTTATGTCAAGGATCTCTAAAGTCCGCACCGTAGGTGCGTTATGTTCACAGTAGAGGGATTTCCTTTTTGGACGCAGATCGACGCAGATTACTCTGAATTCGGATTGCAGAATTCGGATTGCGGATTTAAACCCATTCCAAAATCCAAAAAGAATAGTTATCTGCGGGTATCGGCGAAAATCTGCGTCTTAATTTAAATAGTAGCGGTTCATCTTTTTGAGATCGGGAAATTACTGAAAAGGATTATAACCCGGCTTTTTATAGAGATTGGCCTCGTTATTCAGGATATCCGGCCGGTAGACCTTTTCAGCCCAATCATCGGGCCCAATCTCTTCAAATGCCACGGAAACGGTCTTTTCCGGGCATTGGGCGATTTCCATGACATCCCTGGTTATCGCCTCGGCCAGGCGTTTTTTCTGTTCTTCTGTCCTTCCCGGATGCAGTTTAATAATGACATGGGGCATCAATCGTACCTCCTTGGTTTTCAACTATCCGTGGTTAGTCATTATCTTAAATTCTTCGGATAAAAGCAACTCCAACGTTGGATCCGGGTTAAAAGGGGGGAATGGCCTTATTATAAATTTTCTCCCCAAAAAATATTTGACATGCATAGACGACCGGTCTACTATAGACCAACTTAAAAATAACACGAAATCGTTCAGAGGAAATACGGTTCTGGTTCGAAACATGGATGCCAAATCACGAATCCTGAAAGCCGGCGCCAAGATCGTCCTTCAAAAGGGTTTTTTCGACACCGGTCTGGCCGAGGTACTTGAGGCGGCCAGGGTCCCGAAAGGATCCTTTTATTTCCACTTCAAAAACAAGGAGGACTTCGGCCTGCAGCTTATTGAGTATTTTGCCCAGGCTTTAAAGGCCAAGGCCGATTTATTTTATCAGGATGAGAACCTCTCCCAGGTTGAAAAAATCAGAAGGATCTTTAAATGGCAGGCCGATTCATTCCGCAAAAACGGTTTTAAAGGCGGATGTCCTATCGGGAATCTGGCTTTGGAAATGGGGGATCGCAATCCCGATTTCCGGAAAAAACTGAACCAGGTTTTTTCTGACATGAAAAAAGAACTGGCTTTTCATCTGGAGGAGGCCAGGAAATCAGGCGAGATTCCAGAGGCGATTGATATTAATGAGGCCACGGATTTCATTATCAGCAGTTGGGAGGGCGCGTTGATGCAGATGAAGGTCTCGAAAAGCACCACTCCCCACGAGGTCTTCGACCGGATGATCTTCGGCCGGTTTTTACGGCCCAGTAAACTTATAGAGAAAATACCGGAGCGGAATTTAAAAACCATTAACTACTGAACCGTCCGGCATCCGGACGAAGAAAGAATGGAGGCGCTATGTTTAAGACGAGAATGACGGAGTTATTCGGGATCGAGTATCCGATTCAATGTGGGACGATGCAGGCCTTGAGCCGGGCCGAATTGGTGGCCGCTGTGGCCAACGCCGGGGCCTTGGCCTGTCTGCCTGCCGCCACTTTCCCGACACGGCAGGAGCTGCTCGACGAGATCAAAAAGACCCGGGATATGACCGACAAGCCCTTCGGGGTGAATGTTTCCCTATTCCCGGCCTTGATGCCCTCCCCGCCTGAAGAGATGATTCAAACCGTCATCGATTCCGGGGTAAAGATCCTGGAAACGGCCGGACGCAACCCGGAACCTTATCGGCAGCAGATCGCCGAGGCCGGCCTGGTCCATTTTCACAAATGCGCCAGGGTGCGAGATGCAGCCAAAGTGGCCCGCCTGGGTCTGGCGGCCGTTTCTATCGTCGGGACGGAATGCGGCGGACACCCCAGCATGGAAAAAGTAACCACCCTGATCCTGATCCCCAAGGCCGCGGACCAGGTCGATATCCCTTTGATCGCCGGCGGCGGCTTCTGTGACGGCCGTTCCCTGGTTGCGGCCCTGGCCCTGGGTGCCGACGGGGTCAACATGGGTACCCGGTTTATCGCTACCCAGGAATGTCCGGCCCATCCGGCCTTCAAAGAGAGGATCATCAAATCCCAGGAAGCGGAGACCGTACTGGTCATGGAATCGTTGATGAACCCGGCCCGGGTTTTGAAAACCCCCTGGTCGGAAAAAATCATTGAAATGGAACGCCAGGGCGCCACCCTGGAAGAGTTGATGCCCATGATCAGCGGCCAGGTAAGCCGCAAAGGCTGGTCGGAGGGTAACCTGAATGAAGGCATGTATCCGGCCGGTCAGGTCATCGGCCGGATCGAAGACATTCCAACGGTGGCCGATCTGATTAAGCGGACCATGGCTGAGGCCATGGAAGCCAGGGCGCGTCTGGACAAAATGGCCTAAATAGTATCCATCCGGAAACGACACCCTTCCGGATGGAGCGGTCAGCCATCAGCTTTTAGCTTTCAGCAAAACCCTTTGATGATAATGGGTGAGCTGAATGCTGATCGCTAACTGCAAAAAATTAAGACCTGCTAAAGGAGATCCACATGTCAGAGCGTGTTGTTTATACCATTGAGGATGGGGTGGCCGATGTCCGTTTGAATCGTCCGGAGAAGATGAATGCCCTTGATCCGGCCATGTTCGAGGCCATAACCGCTACGGGAAAGGAGCTGGCCGCCAACAAAGCCATTCGGGCGGTAGTATTGTCCGGAGAAGGGAAGGCCTTTAGCGCCGGCTTGGATTTTATGAGTTTTCAGGCCATGGCCAAAACAGACCGGGAGAAGCTGAACCGCGATCTATTTAAGGCGGAGCCGGATAATCCAGCGAACTATGCCCAGCAGCCGGCCTTTGTCTGGCATTGGTTTCCGGTTCCGGTTATTGCCGCCGTTCATGGGGTAGCCTTCGGCGGCGGGCTCCAGGTGGCCCTGGGAGCTGATATTCGTATCGTCGCACCGGATGCCAAACTGTCGGTGATGGAGATCAAATGGGGATTGGTCCCGGACATGGGCGGCACCCAATTGCTGCGCCATCTGGTCCGGCTGGATGTGCTCAAGGAACTGACCTACAGCGGACGGGTCGTTTCCGGGACGGAGGCCGTGGCCCTCGGTCTGGCCACCCGGGTGAATGAAAATCCCTACGAAGAGGCCATGAAACTGGCCCGGGAAATCGCTTCCAAGTCCCCGGATGCCATACGGGCCGACAAGAAACTGTTGAACGCCGCCTGGCTGGTCACCGTGGCCGAAGGGTTGAAAATGGAGGCCGACCTTCAGCAGACCGTTATCGGCAAACCCAACCAGGTAGAGGCGGTGCTATCCAATATGGAAAAACGGACTCCTCAATTCAAGGATTAAGCCTCTCTGCAATCTGCCGAGGAGAAGGTAATTGGGGCAAACCATTTTTGATGGATTCGTAAAAAGTCCGAGAGACCCCCATTTCGTCATTCCCGTGGAAACGGGAATCCAGTGTTTATAATTGGTTAGGCCTGGCCTGGATTCCCGCCTGCGCGGGAATGACGAGTTTTTACATAGTCATCATTTTTCCCTTGAAGTTATTCCGGTTTCTACTTATTTTTAAGGAGTGACCCAACTTACTGAAATTTTAATCCGTCATGGCTACCTGGTACTATTTTTGGCGGTTCTTGGCGAACAGCTCGCTTTGCCCCTGCCGGCAGGACTTTTTTTGTTTGCCGCAGGGGCCTTGGCCGGTGAAGGGCAATTGAATTTGGCCGTCGCCTTTTTCCTGGCAGTCCTTGCCTGTTTGCTGAGCGACAATCTCTGGTATCAGGTAGGTCGCCGCAAAGGTAGATCCGTTTTACCTTACCTCTGCCGTATTTCTCTTAACCCCGATTCCTGCCTTCGCCGTACCCAGAATATTTTTGCCCGCTATGGGGCCAAGGCCTTACTGGTGGTCAAATTCTTTCCCGGGGTGAACCCCATCGCCGCGCCCTTATCGGGGATCCTGCAGATGAGGCCCTACCGGTTTGTCTTATTCGACAGCCTGGGGGCCTTTATCTGGATAGGCCTGTTCATGGGTCTCGGCTATCTGCTCAGTAACCAAATTGAAGAATGGACGGCTTATGCCTCGCGGATAGGGGTTTTTTTATGGGTGGTTCTGATCGGTCTGATCGGTTATATCGCCTGGAAGGTTGCTCAACGGCACCGATTTTTAAATCGGTTGCGCATGGCCCGCATTACTCCGGAAGAACTGAAGCGAAAGATCGATGCTGCTGAAGACCTTTTAATCATCGATGTGCGGTCTTCCCTGGAATTTGAAGCCGATCCGCAAAGGATTCCCGGTGCCCTCTACCTGCCTTTGGAAGAGCTGCTGAAAAATCCTCCTGAATTTCCCAGGGCCAGGGAGGTTATCCTGTACTGTGACTGTCCCAATGAAGCCTCCAGCGCCCAGGCGGCCTTTATGCTGAAGAAAAAAGGACTGAAGAACGTCCGGCCTCTGGCCGGCGGTTTCATGGCCTGGCGGCAGCGGGATTATCCGCTGGAATCGGGAACACCATTAAATAATTCAGGATTATTTCCCCTGGCCGAATAAATCCCGGGCGATGAGCGCGGCGCCCAGGGCCCCCACGATCTGGGGTTCGTCCGGTATATTGATCCTGAAGCCGATTTTCTCCTGGATTTTATGGACCATACCGCTGTTTTTGGCCACCCCGCCGGTCATGGTTACCTCCGGCTCAATACCTACCTGGTCCAACATCCCGGTCAGGCGATAGCCGATGGCCCGGTGAATCCCATTGATGATATCCTCAGTCGGTTTGCCCTGGGCCACCAGGGAGATGACCTCCGACTCGGCAAAGATAGTACACATGCTGCTGATGGGAATTTCCTGAAGGGCCTTTAAAGAGAGGGGGCCCATGGCCTCGATCTTTATTTGCAGGGCCTGGGCCATGACATCCAAAAACCGACCGGTCCCGGCCGCGCACTTATCGTTCATGACGAAATTGAGGATGCTGCCATCGGCCCCCAGTTTAATCACCTTGCTGTCCTGACCGCCTACATCGATGACCATCCGGGTTTCAGGGAAAAGATAGTGGGCTCCCCGGCCATGACAGGTAATTTCGGTCAGGGTCTTCTGGGCAAAGGGGGCGCTGACCCGGCCATAACCGGTGGCCACGATATACCGGATCTGATCCAGGGCAAGGCCGGCCTCAGTCAGGGCCTGATGAAAAGAGCCCTCCCCGGCCAGACGACTGTTGGCTCCGGTCAGGGAAATACGGCTGGAAACCATATCCCCCTTCTCATCCAGGACAACGGTCTCCGTAGTCATGGAGCCTATGTCAATACCTGCAAAATACATAATCCACGATATCTGGTTCCCCCTATTCCTTTTCAACCAGGTCCGGTTTGCGGGCCGCCAGGACCTCGTCCAAACGCCCGACCGGCATGGTGTGGGGTGCGGTCTGCAAAGAGACCGGATCTTGTTCGGCAGCCAAAGCAATGCGCTCCATGGCCGCCACAAAGGCGTCCAGGTTTTCCTTGTTTTCGGTCTCCGTAGGTTCGATCATCAAGGCCTCCTTGACCACCTGGGGAAAGTAGATCGTCGGGGGATGAAAACCTTCATCGATCAGGGCCTTGGCCACGTCTATGGCCCGGACACCGTATTGTTCGGCCTTGTCGGCCACGGTAAAAACCACTTCGTGCATGCAGGGTCCATCGATGGCCGGTTGCCAATGGGCGGAAAGCTTTACCCGCAGGTAGTTGGCGGCCAGAACCGCATCCTCGGCCACCTTTTTAAGCCCGGAACCGCCCAGGGCCAGGATATAGGCATAGGCCTTGAGGATAACCCCGAAGTTTCCATAAAAGGGCGCGATATAGCCAATGGATTTCGGACGGTCATAGTCTAAGAAAAAGGTGCCGTCGGCCCGCTGGACCACCCGGGAGACAGGCAGATAGTTCTCCAATTTCTCCACCACGCCCACCGGGCCGCTCCCCGGTCCTCCTCCGCCGTGGGGGGTTCCGAAGGTTTTGTGCAGATTCAGGTGGACAATATCGAAACCCAGATCAGCCGGTTTGGCCTGGCCCAGGATGGCATTCAGGTTGGCCCCGTCATAATACATGAGGGCGTCGACCGAATGGGCCGCCTCGGCTATCTGTTTCACATAAGGATTGAACAAGCCCAGAGTATTGGGATTGGTCATCATCACCCCGGCCACCTGTTGGTCCAGCATGGCTTCAAAGGCCCCGGGGTGCATGATCCCCTTTTCCGTGGGCACGGTGACCACCTCATAACCGGCTATGGCCGCGCTGGCCGGATTGGTGCCATGGGCCGAGCCCGGGATCAGGACCACGGATTTCTTATTTCCCCGATCCCGATGATAGGCGGCTATGAGCATCATCCCGGTTAATTCGCCATGGGAGCCGGCCAGAGGCTGCATGGTAAAGGCCTCCATGCCGGTGATCCGGCAGAGATGCTGTTCCATCTCATAGAGAACCTGCAACGCCCCCTGGGTAAGCAGGCCGCCCCTTCTTAACTGGGGCAGCAAGGGATGGAGCAAGGCAAAGCCGGGCAAACGGGCCAGCTCTTCAGTGAATTTGGGATTATATTTCATAGTACAGGACCCCAGGGGATAAGGCCCCACATCCACTCCAAAATTCAGGCGGGAAAGATTGGTGAAGTGGCGGACCACGTCGACCTCGGCCATCTCCGGCAGGGCCGCCGGTTTTTTCCGGGTCAACGCTTCAGGGAGCCGGCTCTCTTCAAAGGATTCCATGGGCACACGCTCCCGGGGGAATATCACGGCCCGGCGGTCCGGCCGGCTTTTTTGGAAAATGGTCTTCATAGCACGGCCTCCAGGGCTTCGGCAAAACGGCCGATCTCTTCTTTATTGCGTTTTTCCGTTACCGCTATCAGGAGATGGTTACCCTGTTCGGGATAATAACGCCCTAAGGGAAGGCCGGGAGAAAACCCCTTATCAATCAGACGACTGACCACTACCCCGGCATCCAGAGGAAGCCGCAGACGAAATTCGTTGAACCAGGGCCCCCGGTCCACCAATTCCACACCGGGGATGGCGGTCAACCGTTTTCGGGCATAAGCGGCCTTGGCCATGTTCATCCCGGCCAGCTCAACCAGACCGTTTTTACCCAGGAGACAAAGGTAAATCAGGGCGGCCACGGCACATAAGGCCTGATTGGTGCAGATGTTACTCGTGGCCTTTTCCCGGCGGATGTGCTGCTCCCGGGTCTGCAGGGTCAGGCAGTAACCGGTCCGGCCCTGACCATCCAGGGTCCGGCCGACTATCCGTCCGGGCATAGACCGGACCAGTTCCTGGCGCACGGCCATAATGCCCAGGTAAGGTCCGCCAAAAGACAGGGGCAAACCCAAAGACTGTCCTTCTCCGGTGGCGATGTCCGCCCCCATTTCACCGGGCGTCTTGACAACACCCAGGGCCACCGGATAAGAACTGATGACGGCCAGGGTCCCCTGCTCCTTAGCCAGGGCACAATGGGCGCTGAGGTCGTGGACCCGGCCGAAGAAATCAGGATTTTGCAGGATGATCCCGGCGGTTTGGGGATTCATCAGATCGGACAGCTCGTTTAAATCCAACAGCTCTTTTTCGACCAGGTCGATGTTCAGGTTGGCCATGTAGGATCTGAGCATGACCCGGTAAATGGGGTTGACGGAAGTGCAGACCAAAAGCCTTTTCCGTCCGGTCTTACGGATGGCCATGAGGCCGGCCTCGAACAGGGCCGTGCCGCCGTCATAGAGTGAGGCATTGGCCGCATCCAGGCCGTAGAGGCGGCATACCGCGGATTGATATTCAAAGATGGCCTGTAAGGTCCCTTGTGAGATCTCGGCCTGGTAAGGGGTGTAGACGGTGTAAAACTCGGCCCGCCGGATCAGGGCATCTACAGCGGCCGGGATGAAATGGTCGTAGAAGCCACCTCCCAGAAAGCAGGTCAGACCATGGGCGTTCATGTCGGCCAGACGCCGTATGTGGTCGGTAACCTCCATCTCGCTCAAGGGGGCGGACAGGTCCCAGGTCCTGGTCTTGAGGGATTGGGGGATGACCTCAAAGAGCTGTTCTATCGACTGGAGCCCCAGGGCCTTGAGCATCTCGGCCCGGTCCTGATCGGTGTGGGGGGTAAAGTCCATCGGTTAGGCCCCTTCGGTCAAAAAGACCTGATAGGTGCTGCTGTCCATAAGCTTTTCTAACTCAGCCGGATTGATCTCTTTGAGTTTGACCAGCCAACCCCGGCCGTAACAGTCCTGGTTGACCCATTCCGGATGGTCCGCTAATTCCGAATTCGTTTCGGCCACCACACCGGCCAAAGGGGCATAGACCTCGGCCGCCACCTTGACGGATTCAATGGTCAATAATTCACCCATCGACTCGACCCGACGGCCGGTCTCCGGAAGGTCGACAAAGGTGATGTCCCCCATCTGCTGCTGGGCGTAGTCGCTAATCCCCACCCAGGCCAGGCCGTCTTGGATTTTTACCCACTCATGCTCTTTTGTGTATTTCAGATCTTCCGGGATGTGAAAGGACGCCATGCCGAATCCTCCTGATTAAAAAACAGGTTCAGGGTTCAGGGAAAAACCGTCAGGCAGGATGCCTAGCCTATTTTAACTGTGGGTCCCCACGAGGGAGGGAGATGGTTTTCTCCGAACTCTGAACTCTGAACTTTATTCTCGTGCTAAAGAGATAACGCTTTAAGATAAACCCCCACCCGTTGAACAAAGCCTTCAACAACACGGCCTGGTATAAGACGGTTCCGATAGTTTATGATCACTTCCTGCCCGGGGACCAGATCCCGGTCCAGATAGGCCAGGCCGATGGCCCGGGTAAAGGTATCATTGCCCGGGCCATGGTCGGCAAATTTCCAGGCCGGGACCATGGTCCCGCTGGTCATTACCCCGGCTTCTCTTTCCTGCGCCATAACCGTCGAGCCTTCACGGATCATGGCCCTCTCCTCGGCCGCCACGGCCATGATCCATCGGGGGACCAGTTCAGGAACATCGGAAGTCAGATCCTTCATCTGGGCTAAAAGGGCCTCCCGGCCTCGGAAATCTCCTCGCTCCGAATTGAGATCCACTCCCTGCAGGGCCAGGGGCAGGGACAGAATCGGACGTTCCCGGAGGAGTTCATGCCCATAGAGGGGCAGCCCGGCCTCCAGACGCAAGGTGTCCCGGGCACCCAGGCCGCAGGCCATCATGCCCAGGGGTGCGCCGGCCTCGCATAAGGCCTCCCAAAAGGCCAGGGCTTGAGCGGCGGGGAGGATTAACTCAAAACCCTTGGGTTCACCGGTGTAGCCGGTGCGGGCAACCCACATTTCCATGTTCTGCCAGAGGGCCACCGAGGTCCTCCCCCACCCGACCGAAGGCAGACCGTCGTTCAGAAGGGGGCGCAAAATGGCCTCACTCAGAGGACCTTGCACGGCCACCATGGCCAGATCAAAGGTTACGTCCTGAAGACTGACCTCAGGGCCGGCAAAATGGGTTAGGATCTTCCCATCATCCACCCGGTTGGCCCCGTTGACCACCAGCAGATATTCCCGGGGTTTAAATTGAAACAGGTAGGCGTCATCTAATGGATGACCCTGGTCATCGGAAAAAAAAGTATATTGGGCCTCACCGGGTTTCAGCCTTGAGGCATCGTTGGTTAAGACCTGGAGCAACAGGGATAAGGCCCCGGACCCTTTGATCAGAAAACGGCCCAGGTGGCTGATATCAAAAAGGGCCCCGAATTTTCGGCAGGCCAGGTGCTCCTTAATGATGCCGGAGGGGTAATAAACCGGCAGGTCCCATCCGGCGAATTCGACCATCCGACCGCCGTGCCCTTCATGCCATGCAAAAAGGGGAGTGTGCTGGGCCAAAATATTCTCCTTTAAGTCAGCCGGTCATAAGCGTTGAATGAGATAGAGGTAAAGGGGCCGACGACTTTTCATTTTGAGTTCCTTGATTCGTTGCAAAAGCTCTTTCCGGCCGTCCCGGCTTAAGGGGGACAAATAAATCGTTCCTTTATCATAATAGTGGGGAAACTGGTCATGGGTCAATCGAAATAAGGATTCCCAGTGCCCGGGGGGTAATTTCATATCCACCACGAAATTGGCCGTTACTTCCAGTCGATCATAGTTCCTGTTAATCTCCGACAGGCGCTGAAAGGCCTCCTCTACTTTGCTCGCCGTCAGCGGCTTCCCCAGCAGTTTCAGACACTCCTGATCGGCCGACTCCAGTCCCAGATTCAGGTAGGTCCGAAAGGGTAATTTATTTATGGCCTCGAAAAGGCATTCCTTGGCTTTTAGAAATGAATCCACACTGCCGAAGAGAAAAAGGAAGCTTCCTTCCAGATAAGACCGTTCGAATTCCAGCCGGGTGTAGGCTTCAAGGGCCGCTGAAACAATCTCCTCGGAGCAGCAGTTCAAAGCATCATGCTGGCCCAAAAACAGGCTGTTGTAATTCCGGAGGTCCGGGCCGTAAAGGTCCTTGATCCTTTTAAGCTGACCCAGGATATCCTGGCGGGAACGGGCTTTAAAATCCTGATTGGATTTGATCCGGCAAAAGCTGCAATGATACAGGCAGCCATCGGCAATGATCAGGGGGATGCAATCATAGTCTACATGGCGGGTGTCAGGGGGAAGCACGGTAACTTTTCCTTGAAGCAGGGCAATCAATTGCCCGGCCCGTTCTTCCAAAACCCGGGTATCCATGGCAATCGTTTTTAGAAGGAATGCCCTTTCCTCGGTAGACCAATTGTTCTGTTGCAAGGAATGCTTCAAATCCTGGGGCAGCCTCCGGAAAGCGGCCAGGGCCTCCTTAACCGGGGCCTCTTTAAAAGGATCGGCCTCCCAAAGACTGTTCGATCCATAGGTAAAACAAGGGAGGTAATATTCCCCCAGGTAATCAAAGATACGGTTATAGCCGCCGCTGTCATAATAAACCCAATGATTCCCGGAGGTCCTCTTCAGCCATTCGGAGGGATGGGGCCAATCCCGCCCGGTCCCCTTAAGATATTTGATCTCCCCGTTGAGATTGAATTGGAAACAATGGCCTGGGGTATTGATTTCAGCCAACCGGCCGTAACGGACCGGGTAGCTGACCTTTTCGTATTTTCTCCCCCCGGGGATATTCAATTTCAGATTTATTTCCATGGAGAAGGCATTATAGCAAAAATTTGACTCTTCCGGAAGAATTTCCGGTCAGAGTAACGCCTATTCATTTACCCCCTTAAGCAGAAAGGAAAACCGGCTTTCCATCCAGGGCTCCGGTCTTCCGTTGAAAACTTTTTCCACCAATTTCACCCTTCGGTTCTTTCCGATCAATAGCACGGTTGACGAGCGGGTGCCATAGGTGGGGCTGGCGATAAAAATCGAGGATAAAAGCCTTTCCCATTCCAGTCCGACACCGGTTGAAGGCAGTTTATTGTCCGGGGCGATTTTTCGATCGGACAAAATTTTAAAAAGCGCCGTTTCTAAATCAGGGCCTTTTTTCATCAGGGCCGCAGACAAGGCCTTTTT contains the following coding sequences:
- the gcvH gene encoding glycine cleavage system protein GcvH, with protein sequence MASFHIPEDLKYTKEHEWVKIQDGLAWVGISDYAQQQMGDITFVDLPETGRRVESMGELLTIESVKVAAEVYAPLAGVVAETNSELADHPEWVNQDCYGRGWLVKLKEINPAELEKLMDSSTYQVFLTEGA
- a CDS encoding VTT domain-containing protein — translated: MTQLTEILIRHGYLVLFLAVLGEQLALPLPAGLFLFAAGALAGEGQLNLAVAFFLAVLACLLSDNLWYQVGRRKGRSVLPYLCRISLNPDSCLRRTQNIFARYGAKALLVVKFFPGVNPIAAPLSGILQMRPYRFVLFDSLGAFIWIGLFMGLGYLLSNQIEEWTAYASRIGVFLWVVLIGLIGYIAWKVAQRHRFLNRLRMARITPEELKRKIDAAEDLLIIDVRSSLEFEADPQRIPGALYLPLEELLKNPPEFPRAREVILYCDCPNEASSAQAAFMLKKKGLKNVRPLAGGFMAWRQRDYPLESGTPLNNSGLFPLAE
- a CDS encoding tautomerase family protein; translation: MPHVIIKLHPGRTEEQKKRLAEAITRDVMEIAQCPEKTVSVAFEEIGPDDWAEKVYRPDILNNEANLYKKPGYNPFQ
- a CDS encoding crotonase/enoyl-CoA hydratase family protein, giving the protein MSERVVYTIEDGVADVRLNRPEKMNALDPAMFEAITATGKELAANKAIRAVVLSGEGKAFSAGLDFMSFQAMAKTDREKLNRDLFKAEPDNPANYAQQPAFVWHWFPVPVIAAVHGVAFGGGLQVALGADIRIVAPDAKLSVMEIKWGLVPDMGGTQLLRHLVRLDVLKELTYSGRVVSGTEAVALGLATRVNENPYEEAMKLAREIASKSPDAIRADKKLLNAAWLVTVAEGLKMEADLQQTVIGKPNQVEAVLSNMEKRTPQFKD
- a CDS encoding 2-hydroxyglutaryl-CoA dehydratase → MYFAGIDIGSMTTETVVLDEKGDMVSSRISLTGANSRLAGEGSFHQALTEAGLALDQIRYIVATGYGRVSAPFAQKTLTEITCHGRGAHYLFPETRMVIDVGGQDSKVIKLGADGSILNFVMNDKCAAGTGRFLDVMAQALQIKIEAMGPLSLKALQEIPISSMCTIFAESEVISLVAQGKPTEDIINGIHRAIGYRLTGMLDQVGIEPEVTMTGGVAKNSGMVHKIQEKIGFRINIPDEPQIVGALGAALIARDLFGQGK
- the gcvPA gene encoding aminomethyl-transferring glycine dehydrogenase subunit GcvPA gives rise to the protein MDFTPHTDQDRAEMLKALGLQSIEQLFEVIPQSLKTRTWDLSAPLSEMEVTDHIRRLADMNAHGLTCFLGGGFYDHFIPAAVDALIRRAEFYTVYTPYQAEISQGTLQAIFEYQSAVCRLYGLDAANASLYDGGTALFEAGLMAIRKTGRKRLLVCTSVNPIYRVMLRSYMANLNIDLVEKELLDLNELSDLMNPQTAGIILQNPDFFGRVHDLSAHCALAKEQGTLAVISSYPVALGVVKTPGEMGADIATGEGQSLGLPLSFGGPYLGIMAVRQELVRSMPGRIVGRTLDGQGRTGYCLTLQTREQHIRREKATSNICTNQALCAVAALIYLCLLGKNGLVELAGMNMAKAAYARKRLTAIPGVELVDRGPWFNEFRLRLPLDAGVVVSRLIDKGFSPGLPLGRYYPEQGNHLLIAVTEKRNKEEIGRFAEALEAVL
- a CDS encoding nitronate monooxygenase — its product is MFKTRMTELFGIEYPIQCGTMQALSRAELVAAVANAGALACLPAATFPTRQELLDEIKKTRDMTDKPFGVNVSLFPALMPSPPEEMIQTVIDSGVKILETAGRNPEPYRQQIAEAGLVHFHKCARVRDAAKVARLGLAAVSIVGTECGGHPSMEKVTTLILIPKAADQVDIPLIAGGGFCDGRSLVAALALGADGVNMGTRFIATQECPAHPAFKERIIKSQEAETVLVMESLMNPARVLKTPWSEKIIEMERQGATLEELMPMISGQVSRKGWSEGNLNEGMYPAGQVIGRIEDIPTVADLIKRTMAEAMEARARLDKMA
- the gcvPB gene encoding aminomethyl-transferring glycine dehydrogenase subunit GcvPB, which encodes MKTIFQKSRPDRRAVIFPRERVPMESFEESRLPEALTRKKPAALPEMAEVDVVRHFTNLSRLNFGVDVGPYPLGSCTMKYNPKFTEELARLPGFALLHPLLPQLRRGGLLTQGALQVLYEMEQHLCRITGMEAFTMQPLAGSHGELTGMMLIAAYHRDRGNKKSVVLIPGSAHGTNPASAAIAGYEVVTVPTEKGIMHPGAFEAMLDQQVAGVMMTNPNTLGLFNPYVKQIAEAAHSVDALMYYDGANLNAILGQAKPADLGFDIVHLNLHKTFGTPHGGGGPGSGPVGVVEKLENYLPVSRVVQRADGTFFLDYDRPKSIGYIAPFYGNFGVILKAYAYILALGGSGLKKVAEDAVLAANYLRVKLSAHWQPAIDGPCMHEVVFTVADKAEQYGVRAIDVAKALIDEGFHPPTIYFPQVVKEALMIEPTETENKENLDAFVAAMERIALAAEQDPVSLQTAPHTMPVGRLDEVLAARKPDLVEKE
- a CDS encoding TetR family transcriptional regulator C-terminal domain-containing protein, giving the protein MDAKSRILKAGAKIVLQKGFFDTGLAEVLEAARVPKGSFYFHFKNKEDFGLQLIEYFAQALKAKADLFYQDENLSQVEKIRRIFKWQADSFRKNGFKGGCPIGNLALEMGDRNPDFRKKLNQVFSDMKKELAFHLEEARKSGEIPEAIDINEATDFIISSWEGALMQMKVSKSTTPHEVFDRMIFGRFLRPSKLIEKIPERNLKTINY
- the gcvT gene encoding glycine cleavage system aminomethyltransferase GcvT is translated as MAQHTPLFAWHEGHGGRMVEFAGWDLPVYYPSGIIKEHLACRKFGALFDISHLGRFLIKGSGALSLLLQVLTNDASRLKPGEAQYTFFSDDQGHPLDDAYLFQFKPREYLLVVNGANRVDDGKILTHFAGPEVSLQDVTFDLAMVAVQGPLSEAILRPLLNDGLPSVGWGRTSVALWQNMEMWVARTGYTGEPKGFELILPAAQALAFWEALCEAGAPLGMMACGLGARDTLRLEAGLPLYGHELLRERPILSLPLALQGVDLNSERGDFRGREALLAQMKDLTSDVPELVPRWIMAVAAEERAMIREGSTVMAQEREAGVMTSGTMVPAWKFADHGPGNDTFTRAIGLAYLDRDLVPGQEVIINYRNRLIPGRVVEGFVQRVGVYLKALSL